A region of the Elusimicrobiota bacterium genome:
CTGCTCAGACCGGGAATCCTGACGGATAACAACCCTTTCTTTCTCACTCTTTGACCCCCATGCGGCTTGACAACGAGCATACTAGTAAACCAAATTCCGGATTGCGCTGTCTAGGCTTAGACTCGAGCCTCGGCCAGGGGATTGCGGCTCCGGCATCGGTGGCAGAGGCCGCTCGTGAGATTCGGGCAGTCCGGCCGGCACACAGGCAGCCGGAAGTGGAAACGGGAACCCTTTCCGGGCCGGCTTTCCACATCCAAAGAACTGCCATGGCTGGCCATGATCTGACGGCAGACCATCAGGCCCAGGCCGTAGCCTTTGGCCGCCTTCCTTCCCTCTCCGGTCCGGTAAAAACCCTGGAAGATCGCTTCTTGGTCCTCGGCCGCTATGCCGATGCCCGTGTCCTCGACCGAGACCTCCACTTCTTGCGGCGGGTCGCCGCCGGCGGGCCTGAGGCGCACGCTCACCCGGCCGTGGGCTGGGGTGTATTTGACCGCGTTGCCGATGAGGTTGCTCAGGACCAGGATCATCGCGTCCGGGTCCGCTGTGACCGGGAAGGTCGTTTCCGGGAACTCCAAGCGCAGATCGATGCCTTTCTGCTCGGCCAGGGGACGCATGAGCTCCAGGACTTCCCCGACCAGCCGGCGCAGCTCGATCTGCCTTATGTCGAGCTGGAAGCGGCCGGATTGCATGCGGGCCTGGTTGAGGAAGTTGCTGACCGTGGTCTTGAGGATCTGGTGGATGCGCTCCAAGGTCAGATAGGTCTTGTGGCGCTGATCCGGGACCTCGTCGTTCTCCCGCAGGAGGAACAAGGCCATGCCCATGGTGGTCAGGGAGTTGTTGAACTCGTGGCTGACCACCGAGAGCAGGTCGCTTTTCAGGCGCAGCATCTCCCGCTCGTGCTCCAAGGCGCGCTTGAGCTTGGCCAAGGCCACCGTGAAGGCGGTGAAGATGCCCAGGGCGATGGCCGCGTTCCAGATGGTGACATGGAACTGCGCCGGGCCCAGCCCCTGCAGCAGGCGCGGCAAGTAATCGGCCAAGGCCCAGCACAGAGAGGCCAGGCAGGAGATGAGCAGGCCGGGCCTCTGCCCGACATGCCAAGTCACCAGGACGACGGGGAAGAGATAGAAGAGGCCGAAACCGTATTCGATGCCCGTGGCGTAGTCAAAAGACCCGATGGCCGCCAGCAGGAGGAGGCTCACGAGCCAGGCGTTGCGTCTGTCACGGGCCAAGAAGCCGTTGAGTTTTTTCCACATAGCCTGACAATCTATTATCGCAAATTTGAGATAATGGATTCCTGAAGCATGAATCCTTTCCGGTGCTTGCGCATCCAAAGGCTGAAGGAGCGATCACATGACTCGCGCGGCGATATCCATCATGATGGGGCTGGCATTCTCTGCAGTGGTCCCGGCGCGGGCCCAGACCTACACTTTGGGCGCCGCGGTGGATGCGGTGCTGCAGCGGAACCCCGGCGTGGCGAGCGCGGGCTATCGGTTCCAGGAGGCGGACGCGGCCCTGCGCGAGACTCGGATGAGGCGCCTGCCCAGCCTGGGGGTCAACAGCTCTTTCACCCGGGGCGACAACCCGGTCTATGTCTTCGGGACCTTGATGAACCAGAGGTCCTTCACGCAAGCCGATTTCGCCATAGACCAGCTCAACAACCCCGGCCTGACCAGCAATTTTAGGAATTCCATCGAGGTGGGGGTGCCGCTCTTCACAGGCTTCGAGCTGCAGAGCTCCGAGCGGCTCGGCGGCCTGGGCCGGGATGCGGCGGCCAGCTCGCGGGACTCCGCGGCGCAGAACGCCCGCTACGCGGTCGTGGAGTCCTTCTTGGGGGTGCTCCTCGAGCAGGAACTGGCCAAGGCCTTGAGCGAGCGGATCGAGGCTTCGTCCGCCGAGATCGAGAACGCGCGCAAGCTCAAGGAGAAGGGGCTGGTCCTCGGCTCGGATTACTTCGCGGCGCAGGCCACCTTGGGAGGCCTGCGGGCCTGGCACAGCCGCGTCGGCGCGGGCCTGGACTCGGCCCGGTCCAAGCTCTCGACTTTGATGGGAGTCGCTCCTCAGGGCTTGGGCGTCGCGGGCTCCTTGGCCTACGGGGGCTGCTCCCTGCAGCCCGAGGGCGAACTGGTGGACCGGGCCCTGCGCCAGAGGCCCGAGCTGAGGCAGGCGGCGCTCCAGGAGGAGGCGGCGGGGGTGCTGCGGCGCCAGTCCGGCTTGAGCCTCCTGCCCAAGGTCGAGGCTTTCGGAGCCCTGGAGACCGACACCCGGGACTTCAACGGCAACCCCTGGAACAAGATCTTCGGAGTCCGCGCCAACCTCCCGCTGGGCGATCCGGCCTATCCATCCCGCAGGTCCAAGGCGCAGGCCGCCCTGGAAGTCAGCCGGGCCGAGGCCCGGCGCATGCAGGAGGGGGTGCGCATCGAGGTCGCACAGCTCTATGGGGGATACCGCGGCGCCTGCGAAAGCCTGCCCATCGCCCGGGATACCGTGGACAAAGCCAAGCAGTCTCTTGAGCTGTTCCGTCCCCTCTACCGGGAGGGCCGCCAGAGCATCCTGGAGGTCCTGCGTGCCGAGGAGGCGATGGCCAGGGCCCAGGCCGCGTATCTGGATAACCTCTACGGCCTGCACGCGGGGCGGGCGCGGCTCCTCCTGGCGGCGGGAGAGCTGGACGGCCCGGCCGTGGGCGAGCTCGAGCGGGGCTTGGGGGCGGGACGATGAGCCAGGGCACGCAGGGCGGGCGTCATCTCGGCGCGGCCGGGGTCCTGGCCCAGGCCTTCATCCGGTCCAAGCTGACGGTCCTCATCGCCTTGGGCGCGGTGCTGCTGGGGCTGTTCGGAGTCTGGAAGCTGCCGCGGGAAGAGGAGCCCCAGATCAACGTCCCCATGTTCGACATCTTCGTGGCCCTGCCGGGCGCGAGGTCGAGCAGCGCATCGTCAACCTGGGCGAGCGCAAGCTCTGGGAGATCCCGGGCGTCGAGTACATCTACTCGACTTCGGAGCCGGGTTCCGCGCTCTTCATCGTGCGCTTCAAGGTGGGCACCAGCCCCGACGAGGCGATGACCAGGATCTACACCAAGACCTTCGCCAACCTGGATTTCATGCCGGCGGGCGCCGGCCAGCCGCTCATCAAGCCGCGCTCCATCGATGACGTCCCCATCCTCGCGCTGACCCTCTCCGGGCAGGGGCTCGACGGCCTGGCCCTGCGCCGGGCCGCGGCCAGCCTGCGCCAGGAGATCAGCGCGGTCCCGGACGTCTCGGACACCGAGCTCATCGGCGGCCATAAGCGCCAATTCCTGGTGCATTTCGACCCGGCGGCATTGACGCGGCATCGGCTGACCCCGCTCGAGGTCGCGGCCATCATACAGTCCTCCAATCAGAAGCTCCCGGCCGGGCATTACAACAAGCCCGGGACTTCGGTCCAGGTCGAGACCGACGCTTTCATCCGGTCCATCGCCGACCTCAAGAACGTGGTGGTGGGCGTTTCCGGCGGCAGGCCCGTGCTCTTGAGCGATGTGGCCAAGGTGTCTGACGGCAGAGACGAGGATGAGCATGAGGTCTCCACCCAGGGGCAGGCCGCGGTGACCATCGCGGTCTCCAAACGGAAAGGCGCCAACGCCACCCATGTGGCCGAAGCCATCCTGTCCCGGATGGAGGAGGTCAAGAAGGGGCTGTTGCCGCCGGCTCTGGACATCGCCGTGACCCGCAACTACGGGGAGACGGCCAAGGAGAAGTCCGACGAACTCCTCTACCATATGTTGCTGGCCACGGTCTCCGTCACCATCCTCATCGCGCTGGCCTTGGGCTGGAGGGAAGCCATCGTCGTGGCGATCGCCATCCCGGTGACTTTGGCCCTGACCTTGCTCATCTATTACCTGGCGGGCTACACGCTCAACCGCATCACGCTCTTCGCGCTCATCTTCTCCATCGGCATCCTGGTCGACGACGCCATCGTGGTCGTGGAGAACATCCATCGCCACTTCATGATGAAGGACGGGCGGCCGCTCTGGCAGCTCTCCGTAGACGCCGTGGCGGAGGTGGGCAACCCCACGCTGCTGGCCACCTGGGCCGTCATCGCGGCCATACTCCCCATGGCTTTCGTGAGCGGCTTGATGGGCCCCTACATGCGGCCTATACCGGTGGGGGCCTCGGTGGCCATGCTCTTCTCCGTGGCCATCGCCTTCGTCATCTCGCCCTGGGCCTTCGCCCACATCCTGGAGCGGTTCCCTCCTCGGGAGATCAAGGGGCATGAGGAGTCGGGCCTCGACCGCATGTACCGGCGCTTCATGACCACGGTGCTGGAGAACGGGCGGGTGCGCTTCTGGTATTTCACGGTCATGCTCGCGCTCCTGGCCGGGGCCCTGAGCTTGGTGCTCTTCAGGGCCGTGACGGTCAAGATGCTGCCTTTCGACAACAAGAACGAGTTCCAGGTCGTCTTGAACATGCCCGAGGGGACCGCCCTGGACCGGACCCGGGAGGCTGCCGGGGGCATGGCCGACTATCTGCGCTCCGTGCCCGAGGTTAAGCGGGTCACGGTCTACGCCGGCACCGCCTCGCCCTATAACTTCAACGGGCTCGTGCGGCACTACTTCCTCAGGCAGCGGCCGGACCAAGCCGACATCCTGGTGAGCCTCTCGCGCCGGCAGGAGCGCAAGCGGCAGAGCCACGACATCGCTAAGGAGGTCCGGGCGCCCATCAAGGACATCGCCCGTCGGTTCGGCGCCCGGGTGCAGGTGGCCGAGATCCCGCCCGGACCTCCGG
Encoded here:
- a CDS encoding HAMP domain-containing sensor histidine kinase; translation: MWKKLNGFLARDRRNAWLVSLLLLAAIGSFDYATGIEYGFGLFYLFPVVLVTWHVGQRPGLLISCLASLCWALADYLPRLLQGLGPAQFHVTIWNAAIALGIFTAFTVALAKLKRALEHEREMLRLKSDLLSVVSHEFNNSLTTMGMALFLLRENDEVPDQRHKTYLTLERIHQILKTTVSNFLNQARMQSGRFQLDIRQIELRRLVGEVLELMRPLAEQKGIDLRLEFPETTFPVTADPDAMILVLSNLIGNAVKYTPAHGRVSVRLRPAGGDPPQEVEVSVEDTGIGIAAEDQEAIFQGFYRTGEGRKAAKGYGLGLMVCRQIMASHGSSLDVESRPGKGSRFHFRLPVCRPDCPNLTSGLCHRCRSRNPLAEARV
- a CDS encoding TolC family protein; the encoded protein is MTRAAISIMMGLAFSAVVPARAQTYTLGAAVDAVLQRNPGVASAGYRFQEADAALRETRMRRLPSLGVNSSFTRGDNPVYVFGTLMNQRSFTQADFAIDQLNNPGLTSNFRNSIEVGVPLFTGFELQSSERLGGLGRDAAASSRDSAAQNARYAVVESFLGVLLEQELAKALSERIEASSAEIENARKLKEKGLVLGSDYFAAQATLGGLRAWHSRVGAGLDSARSKLSTLMGVAPQGLGVAGSLAYGGCSLQPEGELVDRALRQRPELRQAALQEEAAGVLRRQSGLSLLPKVEAFGALETDTRDFNGNPWNKIFGVRANLPLGDPAYPSRRSKAQAALEVSRAEARRMQEGVRIEVAQLYGGYRGACESLPIARDTVDKAKQSLELFRPLYREGRQSILEVLRAEEAMARAQAAYLDNLYGLHAGRARLLLAAGELDGPAVGELERGLGAGR